In a genomic window of Ipomoea triloba cultivar NCNSP0323 chromosome 3, ASM357664v1:
- the LOC116013091 gene encoding uncharacterized protein LOC116013091, whose translation MESLRVRRDARGLGEFEAAQRKYVGLLEVENRFWKQRAKHFLLWDGDRNTRECEEVLCAIQGRVSNQQNECSTTMVMVGEESDPGSLPEEVYKTHIVLIPKKQHPETMGDLRPIALCNVLYMVVVKFMANRLKDVIGRVVEFYSPKDKVIAGLPTQLVDFLIEDSKRNRIKCTLWDEHVPAVMPFFNNHVDGLLIILLQLCCAKVVDSEVRISSSYTATKVLFNLDCQEFADFRNSLKANCSPIRSISMVSYGHSANNSQSPMVVSTIRDLYERAEEGYYCVPGTIVSIESGKKWFYNSWRKPGCFKSLIFTETYYYCETCKTNWVEGNVRYRVVVRVLDKTSDAPFLLWEKDCFDLLGISAYDLKTKYSMAKMHVPTEFDQLRNKCMVFRINLKNEHIRNPTKPISVLSVMHDEKLEAQYCPSMVDDHDELSRMVEEEADDLESDESE comes from the exons ATGGAGAGTTTGCGGGTTAGAAGGGATGCTAGGGGTTTGGGTGAATTTGAAGCTGCCCAGCGTAAATATGTGGGGTTGTTGGAAGTTGAGAATAGGTTTTGGAAGCAGCGAGCTAAGCATTTTTTGCTCTGGGATGGTGATAGGAATACCCG GGAGTGTGAGGAGGTGTTATGTGCTATTCAGGGGAGGGTTAGTAATCAACAAAATGAGTGTTCAACTACTATGGTGATGGTGGGGGAG GAGAGTGATCCGGGTAGTTTACCGGAGGAGGTTTATAAAACTCATATAGTACTCATTCCTAAAAAGCAGCACCCGGAGACTATGGGAGACCTTCGGCCAATAGCTTTGTGTAATGTCCTGTACATGGTTGTTGTTAAGTTTATGGCTAACCGGTTGAAAG ATGTTATTGGTAGAGTAGTTGAGTTCTATTCTCCTAAGGATAAGGTTATTGCTGGTTTGCCCACACAGTTGGTTGATTTTTTGATTGAAGACTCAAA GAGAAAtcgaataaaatgtacattatggGATGAACATGTACCTGCCGTTATGCCATTTTTCAATAACCATGTGGATGGCCTTTTGATCATTTTGCTCCAACTTTGTTGTGCCAAGGTGGTTGACA gtgaggTCAGGATTTCAAGCTCATACACTGCTAcaaaagttttattcaatttggactgCCAAGAGTTTGCAGATTTCAGAAATAG TTTGAAGGCTAATTGTAGCCCAATCAGAAGTATTTCAATGGTGTCTTATGGTCACAGTGCTAATAATTCCCAATCTCCTATGGTTGTCAGCACAATCAGAGATTTGTATGAAAGGGCTGAG GAAGGCTATTATTGTGTCCCAGGTACCATTGTATCAATTGAGAGTGGAAAGAAATGGTTCTATAACTCTTGGAGAAAACCAGGCTGCTTTAAATCCCTTATTTTTACAGAGACTTACTACTATTGTGAAACATGCAAGACTAATTGGGtagaagggaatgtgagatacagAGTAGTTGTTAGGGTTCTAGACAAAACAAGTGATGCACCTTTTTTATTGTGGGAGAAAGACTGTTTTGACCTTTTGGGCATTTCTGCCTATGATTTGAAAACCAAGTATTctatg GCTAAGATGCATGTTCCAACTGAGTTTGATCAGCTGAGGAACAAATGTATGGTGTTTAGAATCAATCTCAAGAATGAACATATTAGGAACCCAACAAAGCCCATATCAGTGTTAAGTGTTATGCATGATGAGAAATTGGAAGCTCAGTACTGTCCATCCATGGTGGATGATCATGATGAATTATCTAGGATGGTTGAAGAAGAAGCAGATGACCTAGAATCTGAT GAAAGCGAATAA
- the LOC116013934 gene encoding peroxidase 5-like, with translation MSSRKLSCCSSLALTTMILLSCHCIALEAKLQVGFYRNSCRAAELVVKDEVRKAFYRDRGVAAGIVRVHFHDCFVRGCDGSVLIDSTPANKAEKDSPANNPSLRGFEVIDNAKARLESICKGVVSCADILAFAARDSVEITGGLGYDVPAGRRDGRISLASEVLNNLPTPFNNVNQLTTLFCNKGFTQKEMVILSGAHTIGRSHCASFSNRLYNFNKTTGQDPSLDPLYAAKLKQQCPQGSKDPNLVVQMDPATPAIFDVAYYTDVLANRGLFTSDQTLLTDPSTAKQVSQNARTPFRWKTKFAAAMVKMGKIGVLTGNAGEIRANCRVVNR, from the exons atgaGTTCAAGAAAGCTAAGTTGTTGCAGTAGCCTAGCTCTGACGACAATGATTCTGCTTTCATGTCATTGCATTGCGTTGGAAGCTAAGTTGCAAGTTGGGTTTTACCGAAACTCGTGCAGGGCGGCTGAGCTTGTCGTCAAAGATGAAGTCCGGAAAGCGTTCTATCGTGACAGGGGAGTGGCTGCTGGGATTGTCAGGGTGCATTTCCATGACTGCTTTGTAAGG GGCTGTGATGGCTCGGTGCTCATAGATTCTACTCCCGCAAACAAAGCAGAGAAGGATTCTCCCGCAAATAATCCAAGCCTGAGAGGATTCGAGGTCATCGACAATGCAAAGGCTAGGCTGGAATCCATATGCAAAGGAGTTGTGTCATGTGCTGATATATTGGCTTTTGCAGCCAGAGATAGTGTAGAGATA ACTGGAGGGCTTGGCTATGATGTTCCTGCTGGAAGAAGAGATGGCCGTATTTCTTTAGCTTCTGAGGTCTTGAACAATTTGCCAACGCCTTTCAATAACGTCAATCAGCTTACCACGCTCTTTTGCAACAAGGGATTCACACAAAAAGAAATGGTTATACTCTCCG GAGCGCACACCATTGGGCGTTCTCACTGCGCGTCTTTTAGCAACAGGCTATACAATTTCAACAAGACAACGGGGCAAGACCCCAGCCTAGATCCCCTCTATGCAGCTAAACTGAAACAACAGTGCCCACAAGGCAGTAAGGATCCAAATCTGGTGGTGCAAATGGACCCTGCAACCCCGGCCATCTTTGATGTTGCCTACTACACCGATGTTTTGGCGAACCGGGGTCTCTTCACTTCAGATCAAACGCTGCTCACAGATCCATCCACTGCAAAACAAGTCAGTCAGAATGCTCGGACCCCATTTCGCTGGAAAACTAAATTTGCTGCTGCAATGGTGAAGATGGGTAAAATTGGTGTCCTGACAGGGAATGCCGGGGAAATTCGAGCCAATTGTAGAGTGGTTAATCGCTAA
- the LOC116013935 gene encoding uncharacterized protein LOC116013935 encodes MGCKRNAKIRKLGAVVDVPSSPEPDVDDGQQGTPLRPIFCLKRREQLREFDNKEECFILDFDPFDSSRPVSENLDPEIAVVAEKGNVACRDFPHARYVCAEFPFGTTPHEKCCKLCYCYVCDVAAPCKLWTGAHCHAVNSEGWKHQRREMRKQANIQR; translated from the exons ATGGGTTGCAAGAGAAATGCGAAAATCAGGAAGCTTGGTGCGGTGGTAGATGTGCCTTCTTCCCCGGAGCCTGATGTGGATGATGGGCAGCAAGGCACTCCCTTAAGGCCAATCTTTTGTCTCAAAAGGAGAGAGCAATTGAGGGAGTTTGATAACAAAGAGGAATGctttattcttgattttgatCCTTTCGATTCCTCGCGCCCTGTTTCTGAGAATCTCGATCCTGAGATCGCTGTCGTCGCCGAAAAAGGCAAT GTGGCATGTAGAGATTTCCCACATGCAAGGTATGTGTGCGCGGAGTTTCCCTTTGGCACAACACCTCATGAGAAGTGCTGTAAACTG TGCTATTGCTATGTGTGCGACGTTGCTGCTCCCTGCAAGCTTTGGACCGGAGCACATTGTCACGCAGTAAACAGTGAAGGTTGGAAACATCAGCGACGGGAGATGAGGAAGCAAGCGAATATACAGCGTTAA